One Idiomarina loihiensis L2TR genomic window carries:
- a CDS encoding TonB-dependent hemoglobin/transferrin/lactoferrin family receptor — MNKRHKTTRGFAKSLLATAIFATLQATVYAADLAKPTLETDEILVVTGSRSKEKLEDVAGAVSVVTAEEIDIQVSNSLSDIFRYDPSISSTGSQGQAQTLSIRGIGGNRVVYIKDGRRLNDAYAGGGGYLVGRGYLDVSQLSQVEVAKAAASPLYGSDGLGGVIVLTTPDPDDLLQGESNALSLQAGFDSIADERSLGVQAAKQFSGSQASIQLTARKGNETQNYEESLPEFDYDSVGVLAKWAIALENNNELKFTLDHYQQNNEQLQEPPEQTEDEDKQTAFSIDYLNNSSNWLTDTQNWQLYLSHYEQNSDQIVQGADQGGPYIDNNDYGFEQRIIGARWQGETLLSGNQVEQDLVFGFDVDYYDTERPRFKTRTAADGTLLQDNEPQKAFPGAETWLAGLFLQDNIQLKDSPIKFIAGVRIDHYRMTPQDNALYDMSLLSDVRETALSPKLAAIYTFSNDIRGYVQYAEGFKIPPHDQAYQNHGIEPFYAILPNPDLDPESSRSLETGLKFADNNTRWNLSAFYSKFDDFIDTQVVGTSPTYIPGVDRVEYQYVNKDEVTIKGVEASVTHWLNDNIQLASSVAYTTGKDETTDDYLTTLSPLSGNASVGYHGNDWYVRGVVTAVNSMSRVPTDESIQTPGYATVDILVGISLTNWQVNLAARNLTDKYYVPYQSVAGLQSEASTEQYSQPGRSFGVQVKYTF, encoded by the coding sequence GTGAATAAAAGACATAAGACAACTCGAGGCTTTGCAAAAAGCTTATTGGCGACAGCCATTTTCGCTACCTTACAAGCCACTGTTTACGCAGCTGACTTGGCAAAACCCACGCTGGAAACCGATGAAATACTGGTAGTAACCGGCTCCCGCAGTAAAGAAAAACTGGAAGATGTTGCCGGTGCAGTTAGCGTGGTGACAGCCGAAGAAATTGATATTCAGGTTAGTAACAGTCTGTCGGATATTTTTCGTTATGACCCCAGCATTAGTTCAACCGGCAGTCAGGGTCAGGCACAAACCCTGTCAATACGTGGCATTGGCGGTAACCGGGTGGTCTACATTAAAGACGGCCGACGCTTAAACGACGCCTATGCCGGCGGTGGCGGCTATCTGGTTGGCCGGGGTTACCTGGATGTCTCACAATTGAGTCAGGTGGAAGTTGCTAAGGCCGCTGCATCGCCACTTTACGGCTCCGACGGGTTAGGTGGGGTTATTGTTCTGACTACGCCTGACCCTGACGATTTGCTACAAGGTGAATCGAACGCACTCTCCCTGCAGGCGGGTTTTGATAGCATTGCAGACGAACGCAGTTTAGGTGTGCAGGCGGCAAAACAGTTTTCCGGATCACAGGCATCCATTCAGCTCACCGCCCGCAAAGGAAACGAAACCCAGAACTACGAGGAGTCGTTACCGGAGTTTGATTACGACAGTGTTGGTGTCCTGGCTAAGTGGGCTATCGCGCTTGAGAATAACAATGAACTTAAGTTTACTCTGGACCATTACCAGCAAAACAATGAGCAGTTGCAGGAGCCGCCGGAGCAAACCGAAGATGAAGACAAACAAACCGCCTTTTCCATCGACTATCTCAATAATAGCAGCAACTGGCTGACCGATACCCAAAACTGGCAATTGTATTTGAGTCATTACGAGCAAAACAGTGACCAGATAGTGCAAGGTGCGGACCAGGGCGGTCCTTATATCGACAATAACGATTACGGCTTTGAACAACGTATTATTGGTGCCCGCTGGCAGGGCGAAACCTTGTTGTCCGGCAACCAAGTGGAACAAGACCTGGTATTTGGGTTCGATGTTGACTACTACGACACTGAGCGACCACGCTTTAAAACTCGCACCGCAGCAGACGGCACCTTACTGCAGGACAACGAACCGCAAAAAGCTTTTCCTGGTGCAGAAACATGGTTAGCCGGGCTCTTCCTGCAGGACAACATTCAACTGAAAGATAGCCCAATTAAATTCATTGCCGGTGTCCGTATCGACCATTACCGCATGACGCCTCAAGACAATGCACTCTACGATATGTCGCTATTAAGTGATGTACGTGAAACGGCTCTGTCACCTAAACTGGCGGCTATATACACTTTCTCAAATGATATTCGAGGATACGTTCAATACGCCGAAGGCTTTAAAATTCCACCTCATGATCAGGCTTACCAGAACCATGGTATCGAACCTTTTTATGCCATATTGCCTAATCCCGACTTAGATCCTGAGAGCAGCCGATCGCTGGAAACCGGCCTGAAATTTGCGGACAACAACACTCGCTGGAATCTGTCAGCCTTTTACAGCAAGTTTGACGACTTTATCGATACTCAGGTCGTCGGAACCAGTCCCACCTACATTCCGGGTGTGGATCGCGTCGAGTACCAGTATGTTAATAAGGACGAAGTGACGATAAAAGGCGTTGAAGCCTCAGTGACTCACTGGCTGAATGACAATATTCAATTGGCTTCGTCAGTGGCCTACACAACCGGCAAGGATGAAACAACAGACGACTACCTGACCACTCTGTCACCGCTTTCCGGTAATGCTTCAGTGGGTTACCACGGCAATGACTGGTATGTACGCGGCGTTGTTACTGCGGTAAATAGCATGAGTCGCGTTCCAACCGATGAATCTATTCAAACACCGGGCTACGCAACCGTTGATATACTGGTCGGTATCTCACTGACAAACTGGCAAGTTAACCTTGCGGCGCGTAACTTAACAGATAAATATTATGTGCCCTACCAGAGCGTGGCAGGACTTCAGAGCGAAGCCTCTACGGAACAGTACAGTCAGCCCGGACGTTCGTTTGGGGTGCAGGTGAAATACACTTTTTAG
- a CDS encoding cytochrome c/FTR1 family iron permease — MFSRFFFPIALIGTLLFSGQALASSSADTQSSDMRQLLQLAEYVGVDYSEAVANGEVINPDEYSEMTEFAGLIGEKTEQAPQAVQAEMRQLVNKLKQLIHDKADPEAVVTLTSELRNTLLSALPKLSLPSKLASEKHVEQLFQQNCSACHGAAGQGDGPGATGLEPAPTNFTDRERANNRSLLGLFDAVSDGIDGTAMASFSHLSEEERWALTFYVGSLAFNDSADSEQKVALSELINYSPNTLLQRGISSNAIDYSRTHARDYFSESSVNSPIAIARTTLGQALKAYQQDNYSEAKRLAISAYLDGFELAENSLNAKAPELMRTIERDMMALRGVISKPGKLQQVEQMTAKLQQELDVAANTLSEDKLSESALFAASAVILLREGLEALLIVLAIGTVLARSGRKDGLRYVHAGWITALIAGVGTWLVAEYFISISGASREIIEGGAALLAAVILFYVGYWMHSKTQSQQWQRFIQEKVQTQLKQGALWGLAGLAFLAVYREVFETVLFYQSLLLQAQDNGSSVAYGFVFGLVVLAVVAWAVIKYSVKLPMNTFFKFTTYIILALVFVLLGKGVSALQEAAWFSHTAFPVDVTFDWLGIYASWETLGAQLVYLILVMALFKRQVSSKLNKVV, encoded by the coding sequence GTGTTTTCCCGATTCTTTTTCCCTATTGCCTTAATAGGCACATTACTTTTCTCCGGTCAGGCTTTGGCCAGTTCTTCAGCGGATACTCAAAGTTCTGACATGCGTCAGTTATTGCAGCTGGCGGAATACGTTGGCGTAGATTATTCCGAAGCGGTAGCCAATGGTGAAGTCATTAATCCCGATGAATACAGCGAAATGACTGAGTTCGCCGGCCTTATTGGTGAAAAAACTGAACAGGCGCCGCAGGCGGTGCAAGCCGAAATGCGTCAGTTGGTGAACAAGCTCAAGCAGCTGATTCATGATAAAGCTGACCCGGAAGCGGTGGTTACGCTAACCAGTGAGCTAAGAAACACTCTGCTGTCGGCTTTGCCAAAGCTAAGCCTCCCGTCAAAGCTGGCAAGTGAAAAGCACGTTGAGCAGTTATTTCAACAAAACTGCTCCGCCTGTCATGGTGCTGCCGGTCAGGGTGATGGCCCTGGTGCTACCGGGCTGGAGCCTGCCCCCACTAACTTTACCGACCGTGAACGCGCCAATAACCGCTCATTACTTGGGTTGTTTGACGCTGTTTCCGATGGCATCGACGGCACGGCAATGGCGTCTTTTAGCCATTTAAGTGAAGAAGAGCGGTGGGCGTTAACTTTCTACGTGGGCAGTCTGGCGTTTAATGACAGTGCTGACTCTGAGCAAAAGGTGGCGCTGAGCGAGTTGATTAATTACAGCCCGAATACCTTACTGCAGCGCGGCATTTCGTCTAACGCTATTGATTACTCGCGCACTCACGCTCGTGATTACTTTTCTGAAAGCTCAGTAAACAGTCCTATTGCAATTGCCCGCACAACCCTTGGCCAAGCTTTAAAGGCGTACCAACAAGACAATTATAGCGAAGCTAAGCGGTTGGCTATTTCGGCGTATCTCGATGGTTTCGAGTTAGCTGAAAACTCCCTTAATGCCAAAGCTCCGGAGCTAATGCGAACCATAGAACGTGACATGATGGCGTTGCGTGGAGTTATCAGTAAACCCGGCAAGCTGCAGCAGGTCGAACAAATGACTGCGAAGTTGCAACAGGAACTGGATGTCGCGGCGAATACGTTGTCGGAAGATAAGCTGTCAGAATCCGCATTGTTTGCGGCAAGTGCCGTTATTCTGTTACGCGAAGGGCTTGAAGCCTTACTCATTGTTCTGGCAATTGGCACAGTACTGGCGCGCTCCGGACGCAAAGACGGACTGCGCTATGTGCACGCGGGATGGATCACGGCGCTGATTGCGGGTGTCGGCACTTGGCTGGTGGCGGAATACTTCATCAGCATTAGTGGTGCCAGCCGCGAGATTATTGAAGGTGGAGCCGCGCTGCTGGCCGCCGTCATACTGTTCTATGTGGGTTACTGGATGCACAGCAAAACCCAGTCGCAGCAGTGGCAACGCTTTATTCAGGAAAAAGTGCAGACTCAGCTAAAGCAGGGCGCTTTATGGGGTCTTGCCGGCCTTGCCTTTTTAGCTGTGTATCGAGAAGTGTTTGAAACCGTATTGTTCTATCAGTCTTTATTGTTGCAGGCGCAGGACAATGGCAGCAGTGTCGCCTACGGTTTTGTCTTTGGCCTGGTGGTTCTGGCGGTAGTGGCCTGGGCTGTCATTAAATACTCAGTCAAACTGCCAATGAATACGTTTTTCAAGTTCACAACGTACATTATTCTGGCTCTGGTCTTTGTTTTGCTGGGCAAAGGCGTTAGCGCCCTGCAGGAAGCTGCCTGGTTTAGTCATACGGCGTTTCCAGTGGATGTAACCTTCGACTGGCTGGGTATTTACGCCAGCTGGGAGACCTTAGGTGCGCAATTGGTGTATTTGATTCTTGTGATGGCTTTATTTAAACGGCAGGTTTCATCAAAATTGAATAAAGTCGTCTAA
- a CDS encoding heme/hemin ABC transporter substrate-binding protein has product MTGRQFLVHAGAAFLLLFSWFGQAEDTLDTDVNQLITAGGTLTDIVFALHKDDSLIGVDTSSTSPAAVNRLPKVGYYRNLSAEGVLSFEPEHLWVLEGGGSDKVLQQIERAGVSVVVFDKPTSLQELYELIENMADRFGAQAEGKQVIAGIKSDLTTTSSRKEPLKALFVLQASERGVVAAGTDTVPDLLFSYSDINNVFSHVGFKTVSTEYLLAEQPDFLVAPEHVVKSHGSKEAFCQAQALKLLEAGKNCRVLVMDSLLALGMTTRIAEAQRVVAEFANELAAGRE; this is encoded by the coding sequence ATGACAGGACGACAGTTTCTGGTTCATGCCGGAGCCGCTTTTCTATTGTTGTTTTCGTGGTTCGGCCAGGCTGAAGATACGCTGGATACGGACGTTAACCAGTTAATAACCGCAGGCGGAACCTTAACCGATATCGTGTTTGCGCTGCATAAAGACGACAGCCTGATTGGCGTAGATACTTCCAGCACTTCGCCTGCGGCTGTTAACCGGTTACCGAAAGTCGGTTACTACCGTAATTTATCCGCTGAGGGCGTTCTGAGTTTTGAGCCTGAACACCTGTGGGTGCTGGAAGGCGGCGGTAGCGATAAAGTTTTGCAGCAAATTGAGCGGGCCGGAGTTTCTGTGGTTGTATTTGATAAGCCGACGTCGCTTCAGGAGCTGTACGAGCTAATTGAAAACATGGCGGATCGCTTCGGTGCGCAAGCCGAAGGAAAGCAGGTGATTGCCGGTATCAAGTCGGATTTGACGACGACTAGCTCGCGTAAAGAGCCTTTGAAGGCTCTGTTCGTTCTGCAGGCGTCAGAGCGAGGCGTGGTGGCAGCCGGGACGGATACAGTACCGGATTTGCTTTTCAGTTACTCCGATATTAACAACGTGTTTTCTCACGTCGGATTCAAGACCGTTTCTACTGAATATTTACTGGCAGAACAGCCTGATTTTTTAGTTGCTCCTGAGCACGTGGTTAAAAGCCACGGCAGTAAAGAAGCGTTTTGTCAGGCGCAGGCACTTAAGCTACTGGAAGCCGGAAAAAACTGCCGGGTTTTGGTTATGGATTCGTTGCTGGCGCTGGGTATGACAACCCGCATTGCAGAGGCGCAACGAGTGGTTGCTGAGTTTGCCAATGAATTAGCGGCGGGCCGGGAGTAA
- a CDS encoding heme ABC transporter ATP-binding protein, whose protein sequence is MLDIDVSNLSIGRQQVLTSLNLSLEAHQFVAIVGENGAGKSTFLNMLAGELPYNGSIYLNGRELNSWDALKLAPIRAVMEQHQAAPEGLSVKELVAMGRYWSQESDADAEQRATQWLSRFDLTPMGERGIETLSGGEQQRAHLARCLCQLDKDLPGEQLLLLDEPTSALDVYHQHAVLHEIKSFSQKGNLVLSVMHDLNLASLYADQVIVLGNNCIQHVDSPESVFREDILERTYRTPVHVSSHPSFLKPMIFTEPRH, encoded by the coding sequence ATGCTTGATATCGATGTGTCGAATCTATCTATTGGTCGGCAGCAAGTGTTAACGTCACTGAACCTAAGTTTAGAAGCCCACCAATTTGTTGCCATTGTCGGCGAAAACGGTGCGGGTAAGTCCACCTTTTTAAATATGTTAGCAGGGGAGCTTCCTTATAACGGTTCTATTTACTTAAATGGAAGAGAACTGAACTCGTGGGATGCTTTGAAACTGGCGCCGATAAGGGCGGTTATGGAGCAGCACCAGGCCGCGCCTGAAGGGTTATCGGTTAAGGAACTGGTGGCCATGGGACGATACTGGTCACAGGAGTCTGATGCCGATGCGGAGCAACGCGCAACCCAATGGTTAAGCCGCTTTGATTTAACTCCAATGGGGGAGCGTGGCATTGAAACCTTGTCTGGTGGTGAACAACAGCGGGCACATTTAGCCCGGTGTTTATGTCAGTTAGATAAAGATTTGCCTGGCGAACAATTGTTGCTATTGGATGAGCCGACCTCCGCACTGGATGTGTATCATCAACATGCGGTGTTGCATGAAATTAAGTCGTTCAGCCAAAAAGGCAACCTGGTTCTGTCGGTTATGCACGATTTAAACCTGGCCTCGTTGTATGCCGACCAGGTCATAGTTTTAGGCAATAACTGTATTCAGCATGTTGACAGTCCCGAGAGTGTTTTTCGGGAAGATATTCTGGAAAGAACCTATCGTACACCGGTGCACGTCAGCTCGCATCCAAGCTTTTTAAAGCCAATGATTTTCACCGAGCCAAGACATTAG
- a CDS encoding SDR family oxidoreductase yields MSKVLLITGASSGIGEASARKAAKEGLKLILTARRKEKLDALVKEFGADNAIGVAADAGNYDQLAEAVKQGVDKFGQLDAVFANAGTGVSTAGTEEGDPDEWKSMVDVNINGLLYTAKLTLPHLRKTTGHFLMTGSAAGRITLKGSVYGATKWFVHGFAQNLAEEMKEWNGRCTTIAPGMVNTPFFDEPKPDKLAPEDVADAVLYSINANPRNCVREVFLMPAY; encoded by the coding sequence ATGTCCAAAGTATTATTGATAACAGGTGCCTCAAGCGGCATTGGTGAAGCCAGTGCCCGAAAAGCGGCGAAAGAAGGATTAAAGCTGATATTAACGGCGCGCCGGAAAGAAAAACTGGATGCGCTGGTTAAGGAGTTTGGTGCGGATAATGCTATTGGTGTGGCTGCCGATGCCGGAAATTATGACCAGTTAGCCGAGGCTGTAAAGCAGGGCGTTGATAAGTTTGGTCAGCTGGATGCGGTATTCGCTAACGCCGGAACCGGGGTTTCGACCGCCGGAACAGAAGAAGGCGACCCAGACGAGTGGAAGTCTATGGTGGATGTGAATATCAATGGTCTTCTGTACACGGCGAAACTGACCTTACCGCATTTACGTAAAACTACCGGTCACTTTTTAATGACAGGCTCTGCCGCCGGGCGAATTACGCTAAAAGGTTCGGTTTATGGTGCGACTAAGTGGTTCGTTCATGGCTTTGCCCAGAACCTGGCCGAAGAAATGAAAGAGTGGAACGGCCGCTGCACAACCATAGCACCGGGTATGGTCAATACGCCGTTCTTCGATGAACCTAAGCCGGACAAACTGGCTCCTGAAGACGTTGCCGATGCGGTATTGTATTCAATCAATGCGAATCCGCGTAATTGTGTGCGCGAAGTGTTCTTAATGCCGGCGTATTGA
- a CDS encoding HugZ family protein, translating into MNERIKAAREARVLAQNSDTAVLSTISKKLMGYPFGSVSPFMLSAEGQVIFYVSDIAQHARNLSVDNRLSITVFDAAESGDQNTHGRLTLTGNARFLVDESLGELYFQRFPDALSYRNAHDFKFWQMDVEHIRYIGGFGKIFWINPAEWLLPEPQWNSTDALQMIQHMNDDHADACGLILRHQKVEFRNYAGSVKMSSIYPDGFHLIADERSVFIPFETDCVTSGEVRKQLVKMTNAARNVIAA; encoded by the coding sequence ATGAATGAACGAATAAAAGCGGCGCGGGAAGCGCGAGTACTAGCACAAAATAGCGATACTGCAGTGCTGTCCACTATCTCGAAGAAGTTAATGGGATATCCGTTCGGCTCGGTATCACCGTTTATGCTTTCTGCAGAAGGTCAGGTCATATTTTATGTGTCTGATATTGCCCAGCATGCCCGTAATTTATCAGTAGATAACCGTTTAAGTATTACCGTGTTCGATGCGGCTGAAAGCGGTGACCAGAATACTCACGGGCGACTGACGTTAACAGGAAATGCCCGGTTTTTAGTGGATGAGTCTTTAGGGGAATTGTACTTCCAGCGTTTCCCCGACGCTTTAAGTTATCGCAATGCTCATGACTTTAAATTCTGGCAAATGGACGTTGAGCACATTCGTTATATTGGTGGCTTCGGCAAAATTTTCTGGATAAACCCTGCTGAATGGCTGCTACCTGAACCCCAATGGAATTCAACAGACGCATTGCAGATGATCCAGCATATGAATGATGACCATGCTGACGCTTGTGGCCTTATTTTGCGCCACCAGAAAGTGGAGTTCAGGAACTATGCAGGTAGCGTCAAAATGAGCAGTATTTATCCGGACGGGTTCCATCTAATTGCCGATGAACGCAGTGTTTTCATTCCTTTTGAAACGGACTGTGTGACCTCTGGTGAGGTCAGAAAGCAATTAGTGAAAATGACCAATGCGGCCCGAAATGTTATTGCAGCCTGA
- a CDS encoding FecCD family ABC transporter permease, translated as MPLERRYWLLVGVMGIAVSSVLLLSSGPVMSDWRLPFIWLPGVLSEATDIQKTVLIDIRLPRLVLGLMVGAVLAQSGTAMQTLCRNPLADPGLIGISGGAAVFALAVIALGPEFGLQGQLWVSGAAFTGALLTTFVVYHLAGGRSGVHVATLLLAGVAINALAGSILGLLSYYANDDALRLMSFWQMGSLAGADWQQLPLGFLFMGVSCVALFIHRRAINTLLLGERQARYLGVNVGTLKRRIIFFVALGVGGAVALTGMIGFIGLIIPHIARMLVGANVRWLMPVSMLFGAAILVLTDWLAKTLVAPAELPIGIITAAIGAPFFIYLLMKQRRRFYA; from the coding sequence ATGCCGCTTGAACGTCGCTATTGGTTACTCGTCGGTGTTATGGGTATTGCTGTCAGCAGCGTTCTGTTGCTTTCCAGCGGACCGGTGATGTCGGACTGGCGGTTGCCCTTTATCTGGTTACCGGGAGTCTTGTCTGAAGCTACTGATATCCAAAAGACGGTATTAATCGATATTCGGTTACCCCGGTTGGTTTTAGGACTAATGGTGGGCGCGGTGTTGGCGCAGAGTGGTACTGCAATGCAAACCTTGTGTCGTAATCCGCTGGCTGATCCCGGGCTCATTGGTATTTCGGGGGGAGCGGCTGTATTCGCACTGGCAGTTATTGCCTTAGGTCCCGAGTTCGGGTTACAGGGACAGCTTTGGGTTTCCGGCGCGGCTTTTACCGGCGCTCTGCTGACCACCTTTGTGGTTTACCATTTGGCTGGTGGGCGTTCCGGAGTTCATGTTGCCACCTTACTGCTGGCAGGTGTTGCCATCAATGCGCTGGCCGGTTCCATTCTCGGGTTGCTCAGCTACTACGCTAACGATGACGCCCTGAGGCTTATGAGTTTCTGGCAGATGGGCTCTCTGGCCGGAGCCGACTGGCAACAGTTACCACTTGGCTTTTTGTTTATGGGCGTTAGCTGCGTTGCACTCTTTATTCACCGCCGGGCAATTAACACTCTGCTTTTAGGTGAACGACAAGCGCGTTACCTGGGCGTTAATGTCGGCACTCTGAAGCGTCGGATAATTTTTTTCGTTGCACTTGGTGTAGGCGGAGCTGTTGCCTTAACCGGCATGATTGGCTTTATCGGACTGATTATTCCCCACATTGCACGAATGCTGGTTGGCGCTAATGTGCGCTGGTTAATGCCGGTATCCATGTTGTTTGGCGCAGCCATTTTAGTGCTTACTGACTGGTTGGCAAAAACTCTGGTTGCTCCGGCGGAATTACCTATTGGCATTATTACAGCGGCTATCGGCGCGCCATTTTTTATTTATTTGCTTATGAAGCAACGACGGAGGTTTTATGCTTGA